In a genomic window of Clostridia bacterium:
- a CDS encoding TGS domain-containing protein — MESREIRLRLPDGSERRVPAGTTALQVAQAIGPRLAQAALAAKVNGELVDLDRPILEDAEIRILTFADEEGRAVFRHSSTHVMAQAVKRLWPEAKLGTGPALEDGFYYDIDLPHAPSEEDLARIEAEMRRIVEADYPIEREEWPREKARAFFLELNEPYKVEIIDELPPDATISVYKQGEFVDLCRGPHVPSTGRIRHFKLLSVAGAYWRAKEGNPVLQRLYGTSFERKEDLDHFLWAR, encoded by the coding sequence ATTCGACTTCGCCTGCCGGACGGCAGCGAGCGCCGCGTGCCCGCCGGCACGACCGCCCTGCAGGTCGCGCAGGCCATCGGCCCGCGACTCGCCCAGGCGGCGCTGGCCGCGAAGGTCAACGGCGAGCTCGTCGACCTCGATCGTCCGATCCTCGAAGACGCGGAGATCCGGATTCTCACGTTCGCCGACGAGGAGGGCCGCGCCGTCTTCCGCCACTCGTCCACGCACGTGATGGCCCAGGCCGTGAAGCGGTTGTGGCCCGAGGCCAAGCTCGGCACCGGCCCCGCGCTTGAGGACGGCTTCTACTACGACATCGACCTGCCCCACGCGCCGTCGGAAGAGGACCTGGCGCGGATCGAGGCGGAGATGCGGCGCATCGTCGAGGCGGACTACCCGATCGAGCGCGAGGAGTGGCCGCGCGAGAAGGCGCGCGCGTTCTTCCTCGAGCTCAACGAGCCGTACAAGGTGGAGATCATCGACGAGCTGCCCCCGGACGCCACGATCTCCGTCTACAAGCAGGGGGAGTTCGTCGACCTCTGCCGCGGCCCGCACGTGCCGTCGACGGGGCGCATCCGGCACTTCAAGCTGCTGAGCGTCGCCGGGGCCTACTGGCGCGCCAAGGAGGGCAATCCCGTCCTCCAGCGGCTGTACGGCACCTCGTTCGAGCGGAAGGAGGACCTCGACCACTTCCTCTGGGCGCG